Proteins encoded within one genomic window of Thermococcus celer Vu 13 = JCM 8558:
- the bgaS gene encoding beta-galactosidase BgaS, producing the protein MYKFPRDFVFGYSWSGFQFEMGLKGSEVPNSDWWVWVHDMENIMTGLVSGDLPENGPAYWHLYSKDHDMAEKLGMDAIRGGIEWARIFPEPTFDVRVTVERDEEGRITSVDVPESAIEELEKRANLEALEHYKRIYSDWRERGKVFILNLYHWPLPLWLHDPIKVRRFGPDRAPSGWLDDRSVVEFAKFAAFVAYHLNDFVDSWSTMNEPNVVYENGYGRPNSGFPPGYLSFEAVEKAKLNLIYAHARAYDAIKEFSEKPVGVIYAYTWLDPLSEEIAEDVRKIRENELYSFVDSVHFGESRTVGEGREELKGRVDWLGVNYYSRIAFDRVNGHVVPLPGYGFSGVRKGYAKSGRPCSDFGWEIYPEGLEKLLRELNERYGLPMMITENGMADEADRYRSYYLVSHLRAIHSAIEAGADIRGYLHWSLTDNYEWAKGFQMKFGLLKVDWESKRRYIRPSALVFKEIATQKAIPEELSHLSDLRPLLQD; encoded by the coding sequence ATGTATAAGTTCCCCAGGGATTTTGTGTTCGGCTACTCCTGGTCGGGTTTCCAGTTCGAGATGGGCCTGAAAGGAAGCGAAGTCCCCAACAGTGATTGGTGGGTCTGGGTTCATGACATGGAGAACATAATGACGGGGTTGGTAAGTGGAGATTTGCCGGAAAACGGGCCCGCCTACTGGCATCTTTACTCCAAGGACCACGACATGGCGGAGAAGCTCGGCATGGACGCCATAAGGGGAGGAATAGAGTGGGCGCGCATCTTTCCGGAGCCGACCTTCGACGTGAGGGTCACCGTGGAGAGGGACGAGGAGGGCAGGATAACATCCGTTGACGTCCCGGAGAGCGCGATAGAAGAGCTTGAAAAGAGGGCAAACTTGGAGGCCCTCGAGCACTATAAAAGGATCTACTCGGACTGGAGGGAGAGGGGAAAGGTCTTCATCCTGAACCTCTACCACTGGCCCCTTCCTCTGTGGCTCCACGACCCGATAAAGGTACGCAGGTTCGGACCGGATAGGGCTCCAAGCGGGTGGCTTGACGATAGGAGCGTCGTCGAGTTCGCGAAGTTTGCGGCTTTCGTGGCTTACCACCTAAACGATTTCGTGGATTCGTGGAGCACCATGAACGAACCGAACGTGGTCTACGAAAACGGCTACGGCCGGCCCAACTCGGGATTTCCTCCGGGGTACCTTAGCTTTGAGGCGGTAGAGAAGGCAAAGCTCAACCTCATATACGCCCATGCAAGGGCGTACGATGCGATAAAGGAGTTCTCAGAAAAGCCGGTCGGGGTAATCTACGCCTACACCTGGCTCGACCCCCTCAGCGAGGAAATTGCCGAAGACGTTAGGAAGATACGGGAGAATGAGCTATACAGCTTCGTCGATTCAGTTCACTTTGGTGAATCAAGAACCGTCGGCGAGGGACGGGAAGAGTTGAAGGGAAGGGTTGACTGGCTTGGAGTGAACTACTACTCAAGGATAGCCTTCGATAGAGTAAACGGACACGTAGTACCCCTACCTGGATACGGATTTTCAGGGGTTAGAAAGGGCTATGCAAAATCCGGAAGGCCCTGCAGCGATTTCGGATGGGAAATCTATCCAGAGGGCCTGGAAAAACTCCTCAGGGAGCTCAACGAGAGGTACGGGCTTCCAATGATGATAACCGAGAACGGGATGGCCGATGAGGCAGACAGGTATAGATCCTACTACCTTGTGAGCCACCTCAGGGCAATTCACAGCGCCATCGAGGCCGGCGCCGACATCAGGGGATACCTCCACTGGTCGCTAACCGACAACTATGAGTGGGCCAAAGGATTTCAGATGAAGTTCGGACTGTTGAAGGTCGATTGGGAGTCCAAGAGGCGATACATCAGGCCGAGCGCTCTCGTCTTCAAAGAGATAGCAACTCAAAAAGCGATTCCCGAGGAATTGAGCCACCTGTCCGATTTAAGGCCCCTCCTCCAGGATTAG
- a CDS encoding ABC transporter ATP-binding protein produces the protein MSKEMLVCENVSKVFTSGFLSKITVKAVDDVSFTVREGEIISLVGQSGSGKTTLGRMILRLLPPTSGRILFYGRDIWKDIKKREELKDYWRQVHAIFQNPMGSFNPFYKIDRVLDQALELLEIEPKSEEGKELKAKALEAVDLNPDEILGKYPHQLSGGQLQRIMIARSWILKPKLLIADEAVSMLDVSTRGKIMEIFNEFRNKLGSSIIFISHDIGLSYFISDRLFIMYKGKIVERGTPQEVIDNPKEDYTRLLIESVPTIYRRWEDFEEV, from the coding sequence GTGAGTAAAGAAATGCTGGTCTGCGAGAACGTCAGCAAAGTCTTTACCTCTGGCTTCCTCAGCAAGATAACCGTAAAAGCCGTTGACGACGTCTCGTTTACCGTCAGGGAAGGCGAGATAATCTCGCTCGTCGGCCAGAGTGGCTCGGGTAAAACCACCCTTGGCAGGATGATACTCAGACTGCTCCCACCCACCTCGGGGAGGATACTGTTCTACGGCAGGGACATATGGAAGGATATAAAGAAGAGGGAGGAACTCAAGGATTACTGGAGGCAGGTCCACGCAATTTTCCAGAACCCGATGGGAAGCTTCAACCCGTTTTACAAGATTGATAGGGTTCTGGATCAAGCCCTGGAACTCCTGGAGATCGAGCCAAAGTCTGAAGAGGGAAAGGAACTCAAAGCAAAGGCTCTGGAGGCCGTTGACCTGAACCCTGACGAGATACTTGGAAAGTACCCCCACCAGCTTTCGGGAGGACAGCTCCAGCGCATCATGATAGCCAGGAGCTGGATCCTCAAACCCAAGCTCCTAATAGCCGATGAGGCGGTCTCAATGCTCGACGTTTCCACGAGGGGTAAGATAATGGAGATATTCAACGAGTTCAGGAACAAACTGGGCAGTTCCATCATCTTCATCTCCCACGACATAGGTCTCTCCTATTTCATCTCCGACAGACTGTTCATAATGTACAAGGGAAAAATCGTCGAAAGGGGAACCCCGCAGGAGGTCATTGACAACCCGAAGGAGGACTACACCCGGCTCCTGATTGAGAGTGTCCCCACGATTTATAGGAGATGGGAGGACTTTGAGGAGGTGTGA
- a CDS encoding ABC transporter ATP-binding protein — MSERMILENVRAYYRQLKGTTEYFVKAVDGVNFTIYDGDIIGLVGESGCGKSTLAKALMFDFHPPLEFKGGRIELITRDGKRFNASQFKGIDTVKKTLWGKHIAYVPQDALNALMPTIKIKKIAYDILRSHEKGITLKKTIELLKERLAELDLPEYVIDVYPFQLSGGMRQRVVLAMTTLLTPEVLIVDEPTSALDVITQKIVLKALVQLKKLGFVDSIVFITHDISTVRQIANRIAVMYAGRIVEVGSTEQVINEPLHPYTEGLIHSVPSIELEGKEKGISYIPGHPPNLINPPAGCRFHPRCPHAMDICRKEAPPLMKINGNRIVACWLYGGEKGE, encoded by the coding sequence ATGTCCGAGAGGATGATTTTAGAAAACGTGAGGGCCTACTACAGACAGCTTAAGGGGACCACTGAGTACTTTGTGAAGGCCGTCGATGGGGTTAACTTCACCATATACGATGGAGATATCATAGGCCTCGTGGGAGAGAGCGGCTGCGGGAAGTCAACCCTCGCGAAGGCACTCATGTTCGATTTCCATCCACCCCTTGAGTTCAAGGGCGGGCGGATTGAGTTGATCACCCGGGATGGGAAGAGGTTCAACGCGTCCCAGTTTAAGGGCATAGATACGGTGAAGAAGACCCTCTGGGGGAAGCATATAGCCTACGTCCCCCAGGATGCACTCAACGCCCTGATGCCGACTATAAAGATCAAGAAAATAGCCTACGACATCCTCAGGTCTCATGAAAAGGGCATCACACTGAAGAAGACCATTGAACTGTTGAAGGAAAGGCTGGCCGAGCTCGACCTTCCAGAGTACGTTATCGACGTCTATCCCTTCCAGCTGAGCGGTGGGATGAGGCAGAGGGTAGTTCTGGCGATGACGACCCTGCTAACTCCAGAAGTTCTGATAGTGGACGAGCCAACCTCGGCACTGGATGTTATCACGCAAAAGATAGTGCTGAAGGCACTGGTTCAGCTCAAAAAGCTCGGCTTTGTGGATAGCATCGTCTTCATAACCCACGACATCTCAACGGTGAGACAGATAGCCAACCGCATAGCCGTCATGTACGCGGGCAGGATAGTCGAGGTTGGCTCTACAGAGCAGGTAATAAACGAGCCCTTACACCCCTACACCGAGGGTCTCATCCACTCTGTGCCATCGATAGAGCTGGAGGGCAAGGAGAAAGGCATCTCTTACATTCCTGGCCATCCCCCCAATCTGATCAATCCCCCCGCCGGTTGCAGGTTCCATCCGAGGTGCCCCCACGCCATGGATATCTGCAGAAAGGAAGCTCCCCCGCTCATGAAAATTAACGGGAATCGTATAGTGGCTTGCTGGCTCTACGGGGGTGAGAAGGGTGAGTAA
- a CDS encoding ABC transporter permease, whose translation MDKEILYVLFRNKRFTLGLSILMFEFMLSIFGAYMYPVDPFAPSGPPAVPPSTQYLLGTDQFGRDILAQIIIGIRNSLYVGVLTGIFSVLIGLIIGAVAGIKGGLTDESLMAFTNVVITIPNVLLAIIIATYLGLEKSGLTVVAVIISLTAWPWFGRAIRAQFLSLRERDFVSFSKMAGYGDIKIAVFDILPQVATYIVVSFVTFMNIGINAEVGLSILGLTPIKIMTLGKMLYFAAVTQAYFLGQWWVFIPPGILLVALSTALLLISQGIEQVFNPRLREV comes from the coding sequence ATGGACAAGGAAATACTCTACGTTCTATTCAGAAACAAGCGATTTACACTGGGACTCAGCATATTGATGTTTGAATTCATGCTGTCGATCTTTGGAGCATATATGTATCCTGTTGATCCCTTCGCCCCATCCGGGCCCCCGGCGGTCCCCCCAAGCACTCAGTACCTCCTCGGAACGGACCAGTTTGGCAGGGACATTCTGGCACAGATCATCATAGGCATAAGGAACTCCCTTTACGTGGGCGTATTGACGGGCATCTTCTCGGTCCTCATAGGTTTAATTATAGGAGCTGTGGCTGGAATAAAGGGAGGGCTTACAGACGAGAGCCTCATGGCATTTACCAACGTGGTGATCACCATACCCAACGTCCTGCTGGCAATAATAATAGCAACCTACCTCGGTCTGGAGAAGTCTGGTTTGACCGTGGTTGCGGTCATAATATCCCTGACGGCCTGGCCCTGGTTTGGGCGGGCAATCAGAGCTCAGTTCCTGAGCCTTAGAGAAAGGGACTTTGTCAGCTTTTCCAAGATGGCAGGTTACGGTGACATAAAAATAGCCGTGTTCGATATTCTTCCCCAGGTTGCCACCTACATAGTGGTGTCCTTTGTCACGTTCATGAACATAGGCATAAATGCCGAGGTCGGCCTGAGCATACTCGGACTGACGCCAATAAAGATAATGACGCTTGGAAAAATGCTCTACTTTGCGGCGGTCACCCAGGCCTACTTCCTGGGCCAGTGGTGGGTGTTCATACCCCCGGGAATTCTTCTCGTGGCACTCTCCACGGCACTGCTCCTGATATCCCAGGGTATAGAGCAGGTGTTCAACCCAAGACTGAGGGAGGTATAG
- a CDS encoding ABC transporter permease: MPATLVSWTIGNYLGARAAYRRGTLFEKSIVSTGIVLSQIPYYWMAMVLIYVFAIKLGWLPTGSAYDPTLTPSLSWTFLKSYLYHYILPFLSIALVSTGGWIIGMRVLAAMELGSTYVTFAERLNVNSEIIFRYVLRNSLLPQITGIAIQLGTVMAGQIITEQIFNYQGMGILLARALGSRDYPMIQGIFLILIGTLLIANFIVEFLYVLIDPRIRLGAREE; encoded by the coding sequence GTGCCGGCTACTCTCGTCTCTTGGACCATCGGCAACTACCTTGGAGCAAGGGCGGCCTACAGGAGGGGCACCCTCTTTGAGAAAAGCATCGTTTCAACGGGAATAGTGCTCTCTCAGATACCCTACTACTGGATGGCGATGGTGCTGATATACGTATTCGCAATAAAGCTGGGCTGGCTCCCCACGGGCTCGGCATACGACCCCACACTCACCCCCTCCCTGAGCTGGACGTTCCTAAAGAGCTACCTCTACCACTACATACTGCCGTTCCTCTCCATAGCGCTGGTAAGCACCGGAGGCTGGATCATCGGCATGAGGGTTCTGGCGGCCATGGAGCTGGGTTCGACCTACGTTACGTTTGCTGAGAGACTTAACGTTAATAGTGAGATAATATTCAGGTACGTCCTGAGGAATTCCCTGCTCCCGCAGATTACTGGAATTGCAATACAGCTTGGAACCGTCATGGCCGGGCAGATAATCACGGAACAGATATTCAATTACCAGGGAATGGGCATTCTGCTGGCCAGGGCCCTCGGATCGAGGGACTACCCAATGATACAGGGTATATTCCTTATATTAATCGGAACCCTGCTGATTGCTAACTTCATTGTGGAATTCCTGTACGTGCTGATAGACCCGAGAATAAGGCTTGGAGCAAGAGAGGAATGA
- a CDS encoding ABC transporter substrate-binding protein translates to MPGKLEKIASFMVIFVLLMGFLATLPQASAQISLPREDTVFVTGAQWAPASTWNLLSPSQTWGTYFTGGFMYLPLFQYIAGLNLWLPIIGKDFTLVNQTSLIVHLRPEAKWSDGTPITAQDVVWTFQMSRELGSGPAAGSEPYIGDVKAIDEHTVEFTIGPEGNLPMFLQYSLQLAPAPKHVYEKAYEKLGSYVINWRNCGNVCNDVVSTDEGDVAMNLPQVVSGPYKLYYFDELRIVYERIDDWWGKEIFGLPAPKYLVHRIYLSNEQALLDLRQGNVDWSGIFIPNVGKFKEVGTFYKSPPYFRPGAFVMLYMNNKNEILSDKNLRKAIAYAIDYQEVLTKAFYGYSEQPSMSLVFTVFPHYRRWLNTTLAKEYWGNPEGKVLTDTEKAKQILQKAGYKDVDGDGFLETPDGKKIELNIIIPTGWTDWMIAADLIASDLQNIGLNVVANPVDYGAYWGYIQGGDYTLALGWTASPSFYHPWDTYRYVLDPRLAPPTGNWEYYNNSQALNLLVNASKAKSEDELMNYYTKIQRLIYEEVPSVPIAYSVQWYAYSERYWKGWPNENNPWWTEVAPYREYSLALWLLFGLSKAGETVKAPEWAKPVDEGGLLIPNTEVFSQISGAFVPTFNVTETMETSTPSETISSPSTTTTTGGGVNSSRFLIGLGIIILLVVAVMVGIRKVLK, encoded by the coding sequence ATGCCCGGAAAATTAGAAAAAATCGCGAGCTTTATGGTGATTTTTGTTTTGCTTATGGGGTTTCTCGCAACGCTTCCCCAGGCAAGCGCTCAGATTTCCCTGCCCAGAGAGGACACAGTTTTCGTTACCGGAGCACAGTGGGCTCCTGCATCCACATGGAACCTGCTTTCACCTTCCCAGACATGGGGCACCTACTTTACCGGCGGTTTTATGTACCTACCGCTGTTCCAGTATATCGCAGGCCTGAACTTATGGCTACCAATAATAGGGAAAGACTTCACACTTGTGAACCAGACGAGTCTGATAGTCCACCTGCGCCCCGAAGCAAAATGGAGTGATGGGACACCCATAACCGCTCAGGATGTGGTTTGGACTTTCCAAATGTCAAGAGAACTCGGCTCCGGTCCTGCGGCAGGTTCCGAGCCCTACATAGGTGATGTGAAGGCCATAGACGAACATACGGTTGAGTTTACAATCGGTCCTGAGGGCAACTTACCCATGTTCCTTCAGTACTCCCTTCAGTTAGCCCCGGCTCCAAAGCACGTCTATGAGAAAGCTTACGAAAAATTGGGATCATACGTAATAAACTGGAGGAACTGCGGGAACGTCTGTAACGACGTGGTTTCTACCGACGAAGGGGACGTGGCAATGAACCTTCCCCAGGTTGTTTCTGGCCCTTATAAGCTGTACTACTTCGATGAGCTCAGGATAGTCTACGAGAGGATCGACGACTGGTGGGGCAAGGAGATCTTTGGACTGCCAGCTCCAAAGTATCTCGTTCACAGGATATACCTGAGCAACGAGCAGGCCCTTCTGGATCTGAGACAAGGCAACGTTGATTGGTCCGGAATATTCATACCAAACGTCGGGAAATTCAAGGAGGTTGGGACCTTCTATAAGAGTCCACCCTATTTCAGGCCGGGAGCCTTTGTGATGCTTTACATGAACAACAAGAACGAGATTCTAAGCGATAAAAACCTCAGAAAAGCAATAGCTTATGCCATAGACTACCAGGAGGTCCTCACCAAAGCCTTCTACGGTTATTCGGAGCAGCCCTCCATGTCACTGGTCTTTACCGTCTTCCCGCATTACCGGAGGTGGCTTAACACCACCCTGGCTAAAGAGTACTGGGGAAACCCAGAGGGCAAGGTTCTGACTGATACGGAGAAAGCCAAGCAGATACTTCAGAAGGCAGGCTACAAAGATGTTGATGGGGATGGCTTCCTGGAGACGCCCGACGGGAAAAAGATCGAACTCAACATAATAATCCCCACTGGATGGACCGACTGGATGATTGCCGCTGACCTCATCGCCAGCGATCTCCAGAATATTGGGCTAAACGTTGTCGCAAACCCCGTTGATTACGGTGCGTACTGGGGCTACATACAGGGTGGGGACTACACCTTAGCACTTGGATGGACGGCATCCCCCTCATTTTACCATCCATGGGATACCTACAGGTACGTCCTGGATCCCAGGTTAGCCCCTCCGACGGGAAACTGGGAGTACTACAACAACTCGCAGGCTTTGAATTTACTCGTTAATGCTTCGAAGGCCAAATCAGAGGATGAACTTATGAATTACTACACGAAGATCCAGAGGCTCATTTACGAGGAAGTACCATCCGTCCCAATCGCATATTCCGTTCAGTGGTACGCCTACAGTGAGAGATACTGGAAGGGCTGGCCCAATGAGAATAACCCGTGGTGGACGGAAGTGGCACCGTACAGGGAGTATTCTCTTGCATTGTGGCTGCTCTTTGGACTCTCAAAGGCAGGGGAGACGGTCAAAGCTCCGGAGTGGGCAAAGCCGGTCGACGAAGGTGGCTTGCTGATACCGAATACAGAGGTCTTTTCCCAGATCTCGGGAGCCTTCGTGCCGACTTTCAACGTGACCGAAACCATGGAAACGTCAACGCCCTCTGAAACCATTTCTTCACCATCAACAACCACCACGACTGGAGGAGGAGTAAACAGCTCGAGGTTCCTGATTGGGCTCGGAATAATTATCCTCCTGGTCGTTGCCGTAATGGTAGGCATTAGAAAGGTCCTGAAGTGA